GAGCATTTTGGCGTAAAAGTGCAAGATCCCTACCGCTGGCTCGAGGACGATCGCTCGGCAGAAACAGCCGCTTGGGTGAAGGCTGAAAACGAAGTAACCAACGCGTATTTAGCCCAAATTCCGTTTAGAAATCAACTTAAAAAACAACTGACCGATTTGTGGAATTACGAGAAAATTTCTGCGCCTACGCGTCACGGCGATTGGTTGTATTTTTATAAAAACGACGGATTGCAAGCACAATCGGTGTTGTATCGCAAGAAAAGCGAAAACGCTAAACCTGAAGTTTTTTTAGACCCGAATAAATTTTCCAAAGACGGGACTACATCGCTTGCGGGCATTAGTTTTACCAAAGACGGTTCGCTCGCAGCCTATCAAATCTCAGAAGGCGGTTCGGATTGGCGAAAAGTCATCGTGATTGATACCAAAACCAAAAAACAAGTCGGTGATATCTTGGTCGATGTCAAATTCTCGGAGCCTGCTTGGCTCGGAAACGAAGGGTTCTTCTACTCATCGTATGATAAGCCTAAAGGGAGCGAGCTTTCGGCAAAGACCCATCAGCACAAATTATATTTCCATAAATTGCGTACGCCACAAAAAACCGATGAATTGATTTTCGGTGGAGAAAAAACACCACGCCGATACATTAGTGCTAGCATTACCGAAGATCAGCGTTATTTAATCATTTCTGCGGCGCAATCTACCAGTGGAAACGAGCTTTATATCAAAGATTTAAAAAATCCGAATGCTGGAATAATTACGGTTTTAAACGATTTTTCTACAGATACTCGCGTAGTAGATAGCGAAGGCGATGAATTGTTTATGCAGACCAATTACCAAGCGCCCAACAATCGTTTGGTTAAAGCCAATATAAATAATTTAGCTAAAGAAAATTGGGTGAATGTGATTCCTGAAAAGAAAGAAGTGCTTAATGTTTCGTCGGTGGGGGGATTCCTTTTTGCGCATTATTTAAAAGATGCCAACACGCAGGTTTTTCAGTATGATTACGACGGTCGCCAGATTCGTCAAATCAAATTGCCAGGGTTGGGTACAGCAAGCGGTTTTGGTGGAAAAAATAGCGAAAAAACAACTTATTTCACATTTACCAATTACATTACGCCACCCACTATTTATCAATACGATGTGATAAGCGGAGATTTCTCGGTGTATGAGAAATCAAAAGTGAAATTTAACCCAGAGGACTATGTTTCAGAGCAAGTATTCTATACCTCAAAAGATGGAACCCAA
This Ornithobacterium rhinotracheale DNA region includes the following protein-coding sequences:
- a CDS encoding prolyl oligopeptidase family serine peptidase, giving the protein MKVRNVVLAACALTACATPPKQIKQVKENVLKYPTTKKENVSYEHFGVKVQDPYRWLEDDRSAETAAWVKAENEVTNAYLAQIPFRNQLKKQLTDLWNYEKISAPTRHGDWLYFYKNDGLQAQSVLYRKKSENAKPEVFLDPNKFSKDGTTSLAGISFTKDGSLAAYQISEGGSDWRKVIVIDTKTKKQVGDILVDVKFSEPAWLGNEGFFYSSYDKPKGSELSAKTHQHKLYFHKLRTPQKTDELIFGGEKTPRRYISASITEDQRYLIISAAQSTSGNELYIKDLKNPNAGIITVLNDFSTDTRVVDSEGDELFMQTNYQAPNNRLVKANINNLAKENWVNVIPEKKEVLNVSSVGGFLFAHYLKDANTQVFQYDYDGRQIRQIKLPGLGTASGFGGKNSEKTTYFTFTNYITPPTIYQYDVISGDFSVYEKSKVKFNPEDYVSEQVFYTSKDGTQVPMTIFYKKGLNKNGKNPTILYGYGGFNISLTPSFSVARAVWIQNGGVYAVANLRGGGEYGKEWHDAGTKLHKKNVFNDFIAAAEYLHKHQYTSPAYTAIDGRSNGGLLVGASETLRPDLFGVALPGVGVLDMLRYHTFTAGAGWAYDYGTAEDSKEMFEYLKSYSPVHNVKKGVCYPATLVLTGDHDDRVVPSHSFKFAAELQAKQSCGKPTLIRIETNAGHGAGRSTEQVVIEYTDAYSFALYQMGVKHLPFR